From Solanum stenotomum isolate F172 chromosome 2, ASM1918654v1, whole genome shotgun sequence:
CCCAAAGTTATTTGAGTGATACTTTTAATTCGTATCTATTTGTTTAACACGTGTATATGCTTCTTTTTCCCTGCACATGACACGTATGCCAAAGCAAGTTCTTTCTCCCCTGCAAGCTTCTCTATTTCCTCTTTCACTTTTCTATTTTGCTCATTCACTTGAGTATTTCTACCTCTTCTTCCGGAAGTTTGGGTTAAACTTTGTTGTTGTATCTAAAGGATGCCGTAAGCTTGTGTCTTTTTTTTGTGTCCTGTTTTGGTGATTTTATGTTGGATTATTTTGATACTGCTTCCAATTTTCTGTTGGTATGTGGTTGTAGGTTTGTTGCATGGATAGAATTCCTATGTTGAATCCACTTCTTCATAGCATATGCACAAGATTGTAGACCTATGAGAAACCAAACAACTATCAACTACCTCGAATCTAGTTAGAAAAGCTCTATTGAACATGTGTCTTCCTCTTGTTATGATGCCTATTTTGTTCTTGGTCTATCAATAGTCAATAAAATACATGATTAGGCCCAAATGGCCTAAAAACACCCGTATTATATCCTAATATGAAGCAACAGGTCATTCTCATGATTACCCCACCAAAATCAGGATTTTTTCaccattaaataagaaaaattctCCCCTAAGATCACCACCACAAATTCTAAGgcttaaaaatcaaattactaAGTTAGGGAAGTAATATACTTACCTTTATCGATGATTACGTATGAAAACTGCCTTAGGTCATCTCCACACTTAAACATTCTTGGATGATTATAGGCAGTTTTGGGGagttttttgtatttgtagagACTTACCTGCCATAGTGACAATGTTGTAGCGGGATTTCCCGCTATAGCGAGAATTTATTCCACCACGGTAGTGGGTGTCACCTACAATAGTGACTTGCATAGGATAGAACCTCGAAAAATCCACCCAAAAGTGATCCTTTCTcaacacaccttcaaacctTCACGCCAAGTATgatatcgggagttctacttACCCAATTCACTTTCGAAAAATACTACAGGCTGTTCAACGTCTtagcaacaataataataaactctTCTCAAACATTTCACCCAATTCTGTCTCTGGATTGCCCTAGACCTCATCTCCCTCAGATTTAGTAAAAGCCTAGCCTAGTCTGAAATTTCAACTCACTATTCCAGAAGTTTTCTCATCTGAATTCTTTTACCATTAGCTTATCCATAACAACCGACAGGGTTTTTATATTTAACTTTTGTCGGTCTTTGATCCTTCCCAGTAGGGTGTACTGATAATATACTATTCTTGCTACATCCTTTTTGGGTTGAATAGAATTCTCTTATGTGAAACGGCGAGTAATCATCATCTCTCTTTTCGGCGAAAGTTGTGTCTTTTCTTATCTTATATGATTAGAGGCTCTTGTATATAACTAGACTAGGTCGTCGGAGTTGGTTGTTTAGTTTTGATTATTTTCGTATTCATGTTATGGGATTTGTAAATTTGatattaaaatgtatttgttattatttaaaattaaagattaaaaattggATTTTCGCATATTCTTAATTTAATTGGATGGTAAGAATTCGTCTGTCTAGTTGATAGGTGTTCGCACGATTCCGTAATTTGAATTGTGACAATTTTCTTAGATTTAATAGTGTGTGTGAAATCCTTTTGGTGAGAGCACATGAAACTTGATAAGTGGATAAAGTGTGTGTCATTTTTCAATGAGATGAATTATGAGCAGTAAAAAGTTGCAGTGTGACAAAGAGGCGTGTGacttaatatataaatcatatacaattattatttatttttctttagaacgatttgaaaagataattattcCTTGATGATTTAacatttgattttgaaattttaactttgaagtATTTGTGAATGTACCACATGCCTCAGATTAATTGTCGGTGCAAAGCAAAGTCATAAAAGTGATGAAGGTGCTTTGATGTGCAAtgtttttgtgtaattttaCTTTGAGCCAAAAACATAAGTGTAGGAAATGTGGATAAGTTGGGATTTTGCCAACTTATTCATACTTTTTTCTTGAGTTCTATGCTTCATtgagaaaatgaaattaaaaaaaataaaattgcttGACAGATACATTAAATTGAGTGATATTCTTAATGCTTTATTAGTCCTACAAATAAGATAATTGAAGTTATAAATTTaactaataaagaaaatatgatGGATTACAAATTacttattaattaatgaaattattgactaaagcacaaaattaattatatcgACTTCTTTCATTGACGACCACCTTCCATGTTCCAAAATCCTTACATATCGATAGGATTCACGAGTAAAGCTTCAATCACAGATTTCACATTATTCTTTGGATTACTATATCCATCTTGATTGTTCTTGTAAACAACATCGATCAGACGTGTTAGGTTCACCACACGCCTCAAGATTTCATTTGGCATATTAGAAGTAGTAGTCTTAATGCACTCTTTGTTCAAATCCTTCCATGCATTTTCAGCTATTTCAGAAAGTTGTGCACTTGCTTCTTCCACTGATAAATTATTCTCTTGCATGTAACATTCTATTCCTGTGACAAGTTGtcctttttctttctcaatctataaaggaaaaaatataattcatcatGAGAAAGTTTGTAAACAATATTGTTTATACTCATTCCCCCTAATAATAGTCGGTCGTTCACTATTAACTTGACACATggattaagaaataataaatgataggggtaatttcaccaaattacccttattaaatataagtcatctaaataatattgaaaaatgaatagtatttaataacaagggtaaaatagacataacaATGGTAAATTATTCACTTGTTTTATAAATTGGACAGgtattgttggacatcccaaaatagtatagtagacaagtaaagatggacggagggagtaatacaaATTTGTATATGAAAGTACCTTATAAGTAGCTATGTCATCAATAACTCTACCAATTATTGCAGAAGCCACAAGAATTTTTGGTTTATTCATCATCCAATCAAATGTTTTCTTTGTTGCTGACTTCATGCCCAATAAGGATGCTGGAGCAAGTAGGTAATAAGTTCCAGTAATCAATGCATTATTTAGGTACTCTTTAAATGATGGAATTTTCCCTTCAATGAACCATTCTGCTTCAATGTAGTAACTCCTCACAATTTCTTTCATCTATATTCAAGAaattaacaatatatatttattaaaatagttgaaactcataaatataaaggaaaaatgaTATTCTATGTTATTCGGACTCTTTAAAATGTTGCCAGGTGAGTATCGAATCATTCAAAAGTAGGGAATTTTTAATAAGGATCCGACACAAGtgcaacaatatttttaattaagtgTCATACCGCCTCTTTGACATAATTAACTCCATTGAATCTATCTTGTTCATTGATTTCTCTTTCATACTCGTTGAAGAGATCAAGAAGAGATGTATATATCGGTTTCATATAGTTTGGGAGTCGATCAACTTCACTTATATCCCACCTATAAcgataaaataaattgttaatcAATTGTATCCACTCTATGTATCAATTACTACGAAAAAATATTGATCtactttgtctcaatttatgtgacataccGATCCACAACTTCCGTGAATATGATTAGTTCATCAAGAGTTCCATAAGAGTCATATGTGTCATCAATTACTGAAATCATAGCTATGCATTTTGCAAGCATAACTCTAGCTTGAGAGTATTGTGGTTCAAAGTACACCCCCACTGTCCAAAAAAAACATTCCACCATTCTGTCTCTCACATATGAAAGTTTTGATGCAAAATCCAAATCTTTCCACCACCTTCACAATAAATAAATGTGTAATGTTTAGttagtttaattaataataGTCCCATGGTTccaatttgtttgtcttgttTTGACTAGACATAGAGCTTGAGAAAGTAAAAAAGGACTTTTGATCTTGTGGTTCTaatatgtcaaatgtaccaaaatttACGTCATTTAATCCTGTGATCTTAAATATGcatgtcatgtggaaagttgaaattaaagagttgtttAAAAAGGTAAAGAGATATTCTTTCTGAAACGGACTAAAAGAAAGTAGGACAATCAAATTAAAACGAAGGGAGTACTCATAATAAACAACACaaactcaaaaataacttaCTGTGTGAGTTCACTAAGCTCTTCCTTGTGTAGCACTTGCAACAAATTGTAATCTAATTTGGCAAGCCTTAGTAGCTTTTCATTGCTTGATCCACATTCTTCATATATTGAAATGTTAAAATGTGCTTCAGCTCTTGGGATTCCTCTATGAAGAGATTGCATAAGTGCATGTGTTACTTGTTTCTCAAGTGTAGAATCTAAGGTATTAGGTGTTATCCTCTCAAGATGGAATGTTGCAAAGATAAGTGCCTCTTCTAATGTGGCATCTCCATGCTTCCTAACATGTGCTGCTTCATACAAACTTAACATACCTTTTACATCTCTAAGTAGAGATTTCTTGAATTTTCCATTGGTGTCCTTGAATTGGTTGAAACAATCTAATTCACAAAATATTTCGTTATGTCAAAGTTATTGTTGGATATGTGAACAAAGTCTCATATTAATAGttgaaaagattaaaaaaacatGGTGATTGCCTCGATATGGACAATATCACCATGTTAAGAGTATCTTCAGACGGTAAATATATTATACGAAAAGTATACTATGTGTATATAAACCTACCGGAAGAGATTGGATAGCCATGTTGCCTAAACAATCGAAAATATAATGAAACATTGTATAGATCATCTTCTTCATGGATGAAATTTAGATCAAATATCTTGCTTAGTTGATGTTCAATCTCCTTCTCAAAGTGATAATAAATACCAAAACGTTCAAGAGTGTCAATCAAATGAACTTTTTGTTCAATGTCATTGCTAGTAGTACTTATTATCATGTGTTTCACTTCTTCTTTCAAAGCCTCAATCTCCTCTACAACTTTCTCAGATATCTGAAGATGTAATGTATATTGTTAGTAATTTTGTTAAAGCTATACTATAGTATAGAATGAAAAAAGGGTGACTAAAAGACAATTAAATAAGCATATATACAATCATGTCATTCTACAACAGTCACTTATCATTgcaatattttataatattatgttatattatatgttcTCCATATATAACAACATTCACTATAAGCAGTCAGAAAATATCTAGACAAATTGTATCGTTATAGAGAGATTTGACTGTGTACATATATTTACCTGATTATCCTTAGTAGAATTGCGAAAAACATTTCCCCACATACTAGGAGAGAAATTAGCCTCTGGGCGAAAAATCCCATTTTCATGGTTTACATTTCCATCCAATGAAGTCATTGTTGATATAATTTGCAAATTCTGGAAAATTATTCAAATGATGGGGTTTTCAGTATTTTCTGCTTAGTGTTTTGCCATTGTTATGAGTATTTATATAGagaattataataatttaattttaaaatgtgagAGAAACACATTTTAGAAATTCAAGTAGTGTTAGGCGGCATGCCATGTAAAAATTCTATCTATGAGTTCTAGCAATTACATATAATTAGtctttaaaataacttttgtCTATTGTTGTTGAATTATTACTTGTGACCTTCAACGGTCTAACTAAGAAAAAGTAAACTAAAATTTGTGAATCATCTTAGTTTTGTTAATACCAATCCAAGTTATATATACCAATATATTATGTGTTAATTAAAAAACTTATTATTaaagataaatgatttttttttaattactccctttgttccaAAATAGTTGTCACGTTATAATTTTcgagtcaatttgactaatttaaagatttattatattatattaatttaatatattaaaattaaaatttagatattcaataaaactatacaaaaagtactataaataaaatgtatttttaatatcaatatgatgaaaaaaatacatgttaAACTATTAGTCAAAGTTCATATATATCATATGACTATCAAAAAGAAACTATGAGAAGTAAAATGGAACGaataaagtaatttattttacaaattaagaaagaacctttttttcttttaaagaaactaaaaaataggtttacataaattaaaatagaaagaatactTTATAAAGAAAGAAACACAAACTGCTAGCTCTTTTTGTATTAAAATGTtaatatatattgaaatataaatattaatctaCAGCATATGTGTTGTTGCATTATTAGTTAAATAATACTTCAAAAACATTTTACAACTTACAAGACTCTTTCTAGAATAACGACTCTCCTCTCTTTTCTGTCCTCTATCAACTACACTATATATGTCTTGTTGCATTATTATTTTactgaagaaaaaaacataatataaaatgatttataattcTCAATATGATGGttttcaattttactttttcattctttcataCAAAATTTACTTGACCCAAAACAGGGAGTTAAAATAGAAATGATCAGCACAACATGAGCCAACATTTTTAGAAACTCTATTGTCGCAGCCGCCTTCTATAAATGCCTTAAAATAATAGTTATACCAAATATaattaatcaagaaaaaaatctaTCAAATTCATATTCAACGAGTAGAAAAATTAGAAGGTAACACATGACAAACGAACTAAGATATGTGTGATTCTTAAATATTGCCAGTAAAAAGTAACTTTGTTATGGTCCCCGGTTATGAATCTAGTTATGGGACGCTGCAAGATAAATTCtgaagttttcttttttctacctATGGTGCTGGTTCATTAAGAGAGAACCTGCGATCTCTTGAGTTTGAAGTACTCAAAAACTTGACTAATTTTCTGCTCCCCTTTTCCATTGAATTCAAATAACTTAAATACAACATTGGTGATTAACCACCCACCTAATAACAAGGAAATAACTTCCCACTACTACTGAAATGAGAAAGTGGAAAAATAACCTCCTTACTGCTAATAACTTCTAATAACTATTACTACAGAGAAAACAACTTCTACAGAAAAACACTGTAACACTGTTACAGAACCTATTACAGAGAAAAcagaaaaacataattaatagcTACTGATTTAATTTCCATGCATAAAATTGTTGGTAGACTAAAA
This genomic window contains:
- the LOC125855219 gene encoding vetispiradiene synthase 2-like, with the translated sequence MTSLDGNVNHENGIFRPEANFSPSMWGNVFRNSTKDNQISEKVVEEIEALKEEVKHMIISTTSNDIEQKVHLIDTLERFGIYYHFEKEIEHQLSKIFDLNFIHEEDDLYNVSLYFRLFRQHGYPISSDCFNQFKDTNGKFKKSLLRDVKGMLSLYEAAHVRKHGDATLEEALIFATFHLERITPNTLDSTLEKQVTHALMQSLHRGIPRAEAHFNISIYEECGSSNEKLLRLAKLDYNLLQVLHKEELSELTQWWKDLDFASKLSYVRDRMVECFFWTVGVYFEPQYSQARVMLAKCIAMISVIDDTYDSYGTLDELIIFTEVVDRWDISEVDRLPNYMKPIYTSLLDLFNEYEREINEQDRFNGVNYVKEAMKEIVRSYYIEAEWFIEGKIPSFKEYLNNALITGTYYLLAPASLLGMKSATKKTFDWMMNKPKILVASAIIGRVIDDIATYKIEKEKGQLVTGIECYMQENNLSVEEASAQLSEIAENAWKDLNKECIKTTTSNMPNEILRRVVNLTRLIDVVYKNNQDGYSNPKNNVKSVIEALLVNPIDM